A DNA window from Arachis duranensis cultivar V14167 chromosome 3, aradu.V14167.gnm2.J7QH, whole genome shotgun sequence contains the following coding sequences:
- the LOC107482288 gene encoding uncharacterized protein LOC107482288, with translation MADRSSAVAKPVWMKQAEEAKLKSEAEKAAAAKAAFEATFKDLEKGREKGTVQSDSESEEYEDLANKPIGPVDPSKCTAAGTGIAGGTACAPSSFTVVTKDSDERKVSGGGAQVKVRVTPGLGVGGSDQEGIVKDMGDGTYNVTYVVPKRGNYMVSVECNGKAIMGSPFPVFFSAGNSSGGLLGLAPASSFPNLVNQTMPNMPNYSGSVSGAFPGLLGMIPGIVAGASGGAILPGIGASLGEVCRDYLNGRCIKVDCKLNHPPHNLLMTALAATTSMGTLSQAPMAPSAAAMAAAQAIVAAQALQAHAAQVQAQSVKDSTGSPEKAGKDDALKKTLQVSNLSPLLSVEQLKQLFGFCGTVVECTIADSKHFAYIEYSKPEEATAALALNNIDVGGRPLNVEMAKSLPQKPSVVNSSLASSSLPLMMQQAVAMQQMQFQQALLMQQTMTAQQAANKAATMKSATELAAARAAEISKKLKADGPEIEEKETKQKSRSPSPPRARSRSKSRSPVSYRRRRRSRSYSPARYNRGRRSRSPVRSHHYSSYERDRRSYRDIREHSDRSRRRDSDRYLDRHSSASRRNRSRSVSPHSRKLHRTESISPKHHRESSPHRGRKESRADSGSPSHRRGSKSSPKIDEIKQESKRRSRSVSSDDNRLQSSKNEEVLHGKSKNRERRRSRSVSVEEKPYRRSRSSPRRVDESRSRHNKRSRSKSVDDKQRLPEKSDESKHRRSRPSDKRRSRSRSTESKNEIDEREDEKKIKTDRSKHHHTKRNRSRSVEGKHRTKDKSGDSKDKKSKHRNRRRSRSISLEVEHNNGGSSSHKELDESNFEQRKLRSKSPEGKRHTGDKYGSRYERSEHQEKSLSKSKSGNHNPVECDGNGLSPRVMEEYESKGITQTDSGFMEGKHHLNDGENATSNINSKVHEDAVQEPTINLKMAKANDSGNWVSPNKTCKSEGSSENAGADYNQDRMCGEEARSGRY, from the exons ATGGCTGATCGGAGTTCGGCCGTTGCAAAGCCGGTATGGATGAAGCAAGCCGAGGAGGCCAAGCTGAAGAGCGAAGCCGAGAAAGCCGCGGCAGCTAAAGCTGCTTTCGAAGCGACCTTCAAGGATTTGGAGAAGGGTCGCGAGAAGGGCACTGTTCAATCTGACAGTGAATCCGAGGAATACGAGGATTTGGCCAATAAGCCGATTGGACCTGTGGATCCTTCTAAGTGCACGGCGGCGGGTACTGGCATTGCCGGCGGAACAGCCTGTGCTCCTTCTTCGTTCACAGTGGTCACCAAGGATTCAGATGAGAGGAAGGTTTCAGGTGGGGGTGCACAAGTCAAGGTGAGGGTGACGCCAGGTTTGGGCGTTGGAGGGTCTGATCAAGAAGGGATTGTGAAGGATATGGGTGATGGAACGTATAACGTCACTTATGTGGTGCCCAAGAGAGGGAATTACATGGTCAGTGTTGAATGTAATGGCAAGGCAATCATGGGTAGTCCATTCCCTGTGTTTTTCAGTGCAG GCAATAGTAGTGGAGGGCTGCTGGGTTTAGCTCCGGCATCTTCTTTTCCAAATCTTGTTAATCAAACTATGCCAAACATGCCGAACTACTCTGGGTCCGTTTCAGGGGCATTCCCAGGATTACTGGGAATGATTCCAGGGATTGTTGCTGGAGCTTCTGGGGGTGCTATTTTGCCTGGAATTGGGGCCTCATTAGGGGAAGTTTGCCGTGATTATCTTAATGGGCGATGTATAAAAGTCGATTGTAAGTTGAATCACCCACCTCATAATTTGCTAATGACTGCATTAGCCGCAACGACCTCAATGGGAACACTTAGCCAAGCTCCTATGGCTCCGTCTGCTGCTGCAATGGCTGCTGCACAGGCAATAGTTGCTGCCCAAGCACTTCAAGCCCATGCAGCTCAGGTGCAAGCGCAGTCTGTAAAAGATTCCACTG GCTCACCTGAAAAAGCTGGTAAGGATGATGCATTGAAGAAAACTCTCCAAGTTAGCAATCTGAGTCCACTTCTCTCTGTTGAACAGCTAAAACAACTCTTTGGCTTCTGTGGCACAGTTGTTGAATGCACAATTGCTGATTCAAAGCATTTTGCTTATATAGAATATTCAAAACCTGAAGAGGCTACTGCTGCTCTGGCGTTAAATAACATAGATGTTGGTGGCCGGCCTTTGAATGTTGAGATGGCAAAATCTCTTCCACAAAAACCATCTGTTGTGAATTCTTCCCTTGCTTCGTCATCTCTTCCTTTGATGATGCAGCAAGCTGTGGCAATGCAGCAGATGCAATTCCAGCAAGCTCTGCTTATGCAACAAACCATGACTGCACAGCAGGCTGCCAATAAAGCCGCCACCATGAAGTCTGCAACAGAGTTAGCGGCAGCCCGAGCTGCTGAAATAAGTAAGAAACTGAAAGCTGATGGACCTGAAATTgaagagaaagaaacaaaacaGAAATCCAG gtctccttctcctcctcgtGCAAGATCTCGATCAAAGTCAAGATCTCCTGTTAGTTATCGAAGAAGGAGGAGGTCTCGTTCCTACTCTCCTGCTCGTTACAATAGGGGTCGTCGGTCCAGATCGCCAGTCAGGTCCCATCATTATTCAAGCTATGAAAGGGATCGAAGGTCCTATAGAGACATCAGAGAACACAGTGATAGAAGCAGAAGACGGGATTCAGATAGATACCTTGATCGGCATTCATCTGCTTCAAGAAGGAATAGGAGTAGGAGCGTGAGCCCTCATTCAAGGAAATTACATCGAACTGAATCTATTTCTCCAAAACATCACAGAGAAAGTTCACCTCATAGAGGAAGGAAAGAATCACGTGCTGATTCTGGATCCCCAAGTCATCGCAGAGGTAGTAAGTCATCTCCCAAGATTGATGAAATCAAACAAGAGAGCAAAAGACGCTCAAGATCAGTTTCTTCAGATGATAATAGGCTTCAATCCAGCAAAAATGAAGAAGTCCTGCATGGAAAATCTaaaaatagagagagaagaCGGTCCAGGTCAGTATCTGTCGAGGAGAAGCCTTACAGGAGGAGCCGATCATCCCCAAGAAGAGTGGATGAAAGTAGATCTAGGCATAATAAACGGTCAAGATCGAAATCTGTGGATGATAAGCAGCGCTTGCCTGAGAAATCAGATGAAAGCAAGCATAGAAGGTCAAGGCCTAGTGATAAAAGGCGTTCCAGATCAAGATCAACAGAAAGTAAGAATGAAATTGATGAAAGAGAGGATGAAAAAAAGATCAAAACTGATAGGTCAAAGCATCATCACACTAAAAGAAACAGGTCAAGATCTGTTGAAGGGAAGCATCGCACTAAAGATAAATCAGGTGATAGtaaagataaaaaatcaaaGCATCGCAATAGAAGACGTTCCAGGTCAATATCATTAGAGGTTGAGCATAACAATGGAGGCAGCTCATCACAtaaagaattggatgaaagcaatttTGAACAGAGAAAACTTAGGTCTAAGTCCCCTGAAGGAAAGCGTCACACTGGTGATAAATATGGAAGCAGATATGAAAGATCAGAGCATCAAGAGAAATCCCTATCTAAATCAAAATCAGGAAATCACAACCCAGTTGAATGTGATGGTAATGGGCTCTCCCCACGAGTTATGGAGGAGTACGAATCTAAGGGAATAACACAAACTGATTCTGGATTTATGGAAGGTAAACATCATTTGAATGATGGAGAAAATGCTACTAGCAATATAAATTCAAAAGttcatgaagatgctgtgcagGAACCAACTATAAATTTAAAGATGGCAAAGGCAAATGATAGTGGGAATTGGGTTTCACCAAACAAAACCTGCAAGTCAGAAGGGTCAAGTGAAAATGCTGGAGCTGATTATAACCAAG ACCGTATGTGCGGTGAAGAAGCAAGAAGTGGAAGATATTAA
- the LOC107482289 gene encoding chaperone protein dnaJ 20, chloroplastic, translated as MRFYPGLTITPTDHRFCVPTATNPVSLRPIIGPIKCPNRVTFSFKKPRATLNGAAATEDKPATAVADLSFYELLGISESGSLMEIKQAYKQLARKYHPDVSPPGRLEEYTKRFIRVQEAYETLSDPTRRAMYDNDMARGVHFAFNARRSYHHRDQVVEHKSEWKSRWQSQLSELKRRSRSKSKDEGKNMSWAARMRQQRNESSDES; from the exons ATGCGGTTCTATCCAGGCTTAACCATCACACCCACCGATCACCGCTTCTGCGTCCCAACCGCCACAAATCCCGTCTCTCTAAGGCCCATTATCGGCCCAATCAAATGCCCAAACCGAGtcaccttctccttcaagaagCCCAGGGCCACCCTCAACGGCGCTGCTGCCACCGAGGATAAGCCAGCGACGGCGGTTGCGGACCTGAGCTTCTACGAGCTTCTAGGGATTTCAGAATCGGGGTCGCTGATGGAGATAAAGCAAGCGTACAAGCAACTCGCAAGAAAGTACCACCCGGATGTGTCTCCACCGGGTCGGCTCGAAGAGTACACGAAGCGGTTCATTCGGGTCCAAGAGGCTTACGAAACCCTCTCGGATCCCACTAGGAGAGCCATGTATGATAACGACATGGCTAGGGGAGTTCACTTCGCCTTCAATGCTCGTCGAAGTTACCACCACCGTGATCAg GTGGTTGAACATAAGAGCGAGTGGAAATCTCGTTGGCAATCACAACTTTCTGAGCTGAAAAGAAGAAGTAGGAGCAAGAGCAAGGATGAAGGGAAGAACATGTCATGGGCAGCAAGAATGCGCCAACAAAGAAATGAATCATCAGATGAATCATGA
- the LOC107482290 gene encoding protein ECERIFERUM 26-like, producing MVPLAKPPLHHSLYIVGGNLPLWYTNSSPSFPLIYLFFSFFFGLITMGFAQEESLVYDLRLSSVGPGRVSGTDVFHNPAGLDLAMKLHYLRMIYFFDSDVAQSLSIMHIKERMFPWFNHYFITCGRFRRSETGRPFIKCNDCGARFIEAKCDKTLDEWLEMKDWGSYKLLASQQVIGPELFFSPPILLQVTHFRCGGISLGLSWAHILGDPFAASEFINNWGRCMNYLDLTKPINIPRPIPRPTGTGPQMDPVCAKPVDPVGDHWIPPNNCKMVTFSFQVTGSQMNYLQAQIWGPSADQTPPFESLCAVIWHCVAQVRPGFEPNTVTICKPDPSHGNDIIGNNQVISKVEAGSEFSMTDTNFRVLASMLAEQGIDERNLIEEAMEKDEGVADFYVYGANLTFVDLEETNVYELELKGKKPRFVYTTLQGVGDEGVVLVMPWPKGANKNGSDGKFVTMILPEDQIVKIKPELKNNGLLLEGDF from the exons ATGGTCCCTCTTGCAAAACCCCCACTCCATCACTCTCTATATATTGTTGGTGGCAACCTCCCACTTTGGTACACCAACTCAAGTCcctcttttcctttaatttatctctttttttcatttttttttggtttaataaCCATGGGTTTTGCACAAGAAGAGAGCTTAGTGTATGACCTGAGACTATCTTCAGTCGGGCCAGGCCGAGTGAGTGGAACAGACGTGTTCCACAACCCGGCCGGCCTAGACTTGGCCATGAAACTTCACTACCTTAGAATGATTTATTTCTTTGACAGTGACGTGGCACAAAGCCTAAGCATCATGCACATAAAGGAACGAATGTTTCCTTGGTTCAACCACTACTTCATAACCTGCGGCCGGTTTCGGCGATCGGAAACCGGCCGGCCGTTCATCAAGTGCAATGATTGTGGAGCAAGGTTCATTGAGGCAAAGTGTGACAAAACCTTGGATGAGTGGCTTGAAATGAAGGATTGGGGTTCATACAAGTTGTTGGCCTCTCAACAAGTCATTGGCCCTGAATTATTCTTTTCTCCTCCCATTTTGTTGCAG GTAACTCATTTTAGGTGTGGTGGAATTTCCTTGGGCCTTAGCTGGGCCCATATACTTGGTGACCCATTTGCAGCTTCTGAGTTTATCAACAACTGGGGACGATGCATGAACTATTTGGACCTAACCAAGCCCATTAACATCCCAAGACCAATCCCAAGGCCCACCGGAACCGGACCTCAAATGGACCCGGTCTGTGCAAAGCCGGTTGACCCGGTCGGCGACCACTGGATCCCACCGAACAACTGCAAAATGGTCACATTCTCCTTCCAAGTAACTGGCTCCCAAATGAACTACTTACAAGCCCAAATTTGGGGCCCAAGTGCTGACCAAACCCCTCCTTTTGAATCCCTTTGTGCTGTGATTTGGCACTGTGTGGCCCAAGTTCGGCCCGGATTCGAGCCCAACACCGTGACCATTTGCAAACCCGACCCGAGTCATGGCAATGATATAATTGGCAATAATCAAGTCATAAGCAAGGTTGAAGCTGGAAGTGAATTTTCAATGACCGACACTAATTTTAGGGTTTTGGCAAGCATGCTTGCGGAACAAGGAATCGACGAAAGGAATCTAATTGAAGAAGCAATGGAAAAAGATGAAGGGGTGGCTGATTTCTATGTGTATGGTGCAAATTTGACTTTTGTTGACTTAGAAGAAACCAATGTGTATGAGTTGGAATTGAAGGGAAAAAAACCAAGATTTGTTTACACAACACTTCAAGGTGTTGGAGATGAAGGAGTTGTTTTGGTTATGCCATGGCCTAAAGGTGCTAACAAGAATGGCTCTGATGGGAAATTTGTGACCATGATTTTGCCTGAGGATCAAATTGTGAAGATTAAACCTGAGCTCAAGAATAATGGTCTTCTGCTTGAGGGtgatttttag